A genome region from Microplitis mediator isolate UGA2020A chromosome 4, iyMicMedi2.1, whole genome shotgun sequence includes the following:
- the LOC130667113 gene encoding katanin p60 ATPase-containing subunit A-like 2 isoform X1 has protein sequence MEFVSTTSAKHSNKKKYLLRQREDLLYMIRAFLRQENLLETSRSLEKEAGLSVHIEICDNIDLGIIFAFYLHSFLANYNKLPKICKTIEAPVSVDCQKNFRNKIGNFVKSHSDPDSKTNPSITNELSIIENEKITRLLNVTQLSNNATQIPSIKNPEYHILLGEKKVRSIDKLYPACSEFHETAQTIMKDIVLNNLKVNWSDIWGLEHCKEILMEAIIYPFKYPELFGDKFSSWRGILLYGPPGTGKTMLAKAVATECDWTFFNITASSLVSKWRGDSEKYTRILFEVASYQAPSVIFIDEIDWISGDNGHDGKSSEPARRFRAEFLTRLDGLVSTTNDKILLLATTNAPWNLDDALLRRLEKHIFVDIPDEQTRRKILKYYTSPNLHGLKQFDEIVVRTKFYSGSDLKRLCKEAWMIQSRMFIKLCEREKRKSIQTPQFIDNIEILQEAEMNMQLNSKNLSEKYKKWKNMNN, from the exons ATGGAATTCGTTTCAACGACCTCGGCTAAACATAGTAat aaaaaaaagtatcttcTACGTCAGCGGGAAGATCTTCTATACATGATTCGAGCATTCTTACGGCAAGAAAA TTTATTAGAAACATCAAGATCATTGGAAAAAGAAGCTGGGCTTTCCGTACATATTGAAATATGTGACAATATTGATCTTGGAATCATTTTTGCGTTTTACTTGCATTCTTTTCTTGCcaactataataaattaccaaaaatttgtaaaacaaTTGAGGCACCAGTTTCAGTTgactgtcaaaaaaatttcag gaacaaaattggaaattttgttaaatcaCATAGTGATCCTGATTCTAAAACAAATCCCTCGATAACCAATGAGTTAAGCataattgaaaatgaaaagaTTACTCGATTACTAAATGTAACACAACTATCAAATAATGCAACTCAAATACCATCAATTAAAAACCCAGAATATCATATTCTTTTGGGAGAGAAGAAAGTCCGTTCGATTGATAAGTTATATCCTGCTTGTTCAGAATTTCATGAAACTGCTCAGACTATAATGAAG GATATTGTGTTAAACAACTTAAAAGTCAATTGGAGTGATATTTGGGGATTAGAACACTGTAAGGAAATTCTTATGGAGGCAATTATTTATCCTTTTAAATATCCAGAGTTGTTCGGCGACAAATTTTCATCATGGCGAGGAATCCTTCTGTATGGACCACCAGGGACAG GAAAAACTATGCTCGCAAAAGCTGTAGCAACTGAGTGTGATTGGACATTTTTCAACATTACAGCTAGTTCCTTAGTTAGCAAATGGCGAGGCGATTCTGAGAAATACACTCGA ATTCTATTTGAAGTAGCTAGCTATCAAGCACcatcagtaatttttattgacgaAATCGATTGGATATCTGGAGACAATGGCCATGATGGAAAATCATCAGAACCGGCTCGACGATTTAGAGCTGAGTTTTTAACACGACTTGATGGTCTTGTATCGAcaacaaatgataaaattttattgttagcTACAACTAACGCGCcttg GAATTTAGATGACGCGCTACTTAGACGCTtagaaaaacatatttttgtgGACATTCCAGACGAACAAACTCGAcgaaagatattaaaatattatacctCACCGAATCTCCATGGTCTCAAACAGTTTGATGAAATTGTTGTCAGAACCAAATTTTATTCGGGTTCAGATTTGAAAAGACTTTGTAAAGAAGCATGGATGATTCAATCAAgaatgtttattaaattatgtgAAAGAGAGAAACGAAAATCTATTCAGACACCTCAATTTATCGATAATATCGAGATACTTCAAGAAGCAGAAATGAACATGCAACTGAATTCGAAAAATCTTtcggaaaaatataaaaaatggaaaaatatgaataattaa
- the LOC130667113 gene encoding katanin p60 ATPase-containing subunit A-like 2 isoform X3, with product MIRAFLRQENLLETSRSLEKEAGLSVHIEICDNIDLGIIFAFYLHSFLANYNKLPKICKTIEAPVSVDCQKNFRNKIGNFVKSHSDPDSKTNPSITNELSIIENEKITRLLNVTQLSNNATQIPSIKNPEYHILLGEKKVRSIDKLYPACSEFHETAQTIMKDIVLNNLKVNWSDIWGLEHCKEILMEAIIYPFKYPELFGDKFSSWRGILLYGPPGTGKTMLAKAVATECDWTFFNITASSLVSKWRGDSEKYTRILFEVASYQAPSVIFIDEIDWISGDNGHDGKSSEPARRFRAEFLTRLDGLVSTTNDKILLLATTNAPWNLDDALLRRLEKHIFVDIPDEQTRRKILKYYTSPNLHGLKQFDEIVVRTKFYSGSDLKRLCKEAWMIQSRMFIKLCEREKRKSIQTPQFIDNIEILQEAEMNMQLNSKNLSEKYKKWKNMNN from the exons ATGATTCGAGCATTCTTACGGCAAGAAAA TTTATTAGAAACATCAAGATCATTGGAAAAAGAAGCTGGGCTTTCCGTACATATTGAAATATGTGACAATATTGATCTTGGAATCATTTTTGCGTTTTACTTGCATTCTTTTCTTGCcaactataataaattaccaaaaatttgtaaaacaaTTGAGGCACCAGTTTCAGTTgactgtcaaaaaaatttcag gaacaaaattggaaattttgttaaatcaCATAGTGATCCTGATTCTAAAACAAATCCCTCGATAACCAATGAGTTAAGCataattgaaaatgaaaagaTTACTCGATTACTAAATGTAACACAACTATCAAATAATGCAACTCAAATACCATCAATTAAAAACCCAGAATATCATATTCTTTTGGGAGAGAAGAAAGTCCGTTCGATTGATAAGTTATATCCTGCTTGTTCAGAATTTCATGAAACTGCTCAGACTATAATGAAG GATATTGTGTTAAACAACTTAAAAGTCAATTGGAGTGATATTTGGGGATTAGAACACTGTAAGGAAATTCTTATGGAGGCAATTATTTATCCTTTTAAATATCCAGAGTTGTTCGGCGACAAATTTTCATCATGGCGAGGAATCCTTCTGTATGGACCACCAGGGACAG GAAAAACTATGCTCGCAAAAGCTGTAGCAACTGAGTGTGATTGGACATTTTTCAACATTACAGCTAGTTCCTTAGTTAGCAAATGGCGAGGCGATTCTGAGAAATACACTCGA ATTCTATTTGAAGTAGCTAGCTATCAAGCACcatcagtaatttttattgacgaAATCGATTGGATATCTGGAGACAATGGCCATGATGGAAAATCATCAGAACCGGCTCGACGATTTAGAGCTGAGTTTTTAACACGACTTGATGGTCTTGTATCGAcaacaaatgataaaattttattgttagcTACAACTAACGCGCcttg GAATTTAGATGACGCGCTACTTAGACGCTtagaaaaacatatttttgtgGACATTCCAGACGAACAAACTCGAcgaaagatattaaaatattatacctCACCGAATCTCCATGGTCTCAAACAGTTTGATGAAATTGTTGTCAGAACCAAATTTTATTCGGGTTCAGATTTGAAAAGACTTTGTAAAGAAGCATGGATGATTCAATCAAgaatgtttattaaattatgtgAAAGAGAGAAACGAAAATCTATTCAGACACCTCAATTTATCGATAATATCGAGATACTTCAAGAAGCAGAAATGAACATGCAACTGAATTCGAAAAATCTTtcggaaaaatataaaaaatggaaaaatatgaataattaa
- the LOC130667113 gene encoding katanin p60 ATPase-containing subunit A-like 2 isoform X2 has protein sequence MTKKKYLLRQREDLLYMIRAFLRQENLLETSRSLEKEAGLSVHIEICDNIDLGIIFAFYLHSFLANYNKLPKICKTIEAPVSVDCQKNFRNKIGNFVKSHSDPDSKTNPSITNELSIIENEKITRLLNVTQLSNNATQIPSIKNPEYHILLGEKKVRSIDKLYPACSEFHETAQTIMKDIVLNNLKVNWSDIWGLEHCKEILMEAIIYPFKYPELFGDKFSSWRGILLYGPPGTGKTMLAKAVATECDWTFFNITASSLVSKWRGDSEKYTRILFEVASYQAPSVIFIDEIDWISGDNGHDGKSSEPARRFRAEFLTRLDGLVSTTNDKILLLATTNAPWNLDDALLRRLEKHIFVDIPDEQTRRKILKYYTSPNLHGLKQFDEIVVRTKFYSGSDLKRLCKEAWMIQSRMFIKLCEREKRKSIQTPQFIDNIEILQEAEMNMQLNSKNLSEKYKKWKNMNN, from the exons ATGACG aaaaaaaagtatcttcTACGTCAGCGGGAAGATCTTCTATACATGATTCGAGCATTCTTACGGCAAGAAAA TTTATTAGAAACATCAAGATCATTGGAAAAAGAAGCTGGGCTTTCCGTACATATTGAAATATGTGACAATATTGATCTTGGAATCATTTTTGCGTTTTACTTGCATTCTTTTCTTGCcaactataataaattaccaaaaatttgtaaaacaaTTGAGGCACCAGTTTCAGTTgactgtcaaaaaaatttcag gaacaaaattggaaattttgttaaatcaCATAGTGATCCTGATTCTAAAACAAATCCCTCGATAACCAATGAGTTAAGCataattgaaaatgaaaagaTTACTCGATTACTAAATGTAACACAACTATCAAATAATGCAACTCAAATACCATCAATTAAAAACCCAGAATATCATATTCTTTTGGGAGAGAAGAAAGTCCGTTCGATTGATAAGTTATATCCTGCTTGTTCAGAATTTCATGAAACTGCTCAGACTATAATGAAG GATATTGTGTTAAACAACTTAAAAGTCAATTGGAGTGATATTTGGGGATTAGAACACTGTAAGGAAATTCTTATGGAGGCAATTATTTATCCTTTTAAATATCCAGAGTTGTTCGGCGACAAATTTTCATCATGGCGAGGAATCCTTCTGTATGGACCACCAGGGACAG GAAAAACTATGCTCGCAAAAGCTGTAGCAACTGAGTGTGATTGGACATTTTTCAACATTACAGCTAGTTCCTTAGTTAGCAAATGGCGAGGCGATTCTGAGAAATACACTCGA ATTCTATTTGAAGTAGCTAGCTATCAAGCACcatcagtaatttttattgacgaAATCGATTGGATATCTGGAGACAATGGCCATGATGGAAAATCATCAGAACCGGCTCGACGATTTAGAGCTGAGTTTTTAACACGACTTGATGGTCTTGTATCGAcaacaaatgataaaattttattgttagcTACAACTAACGCGCcttg GAATTTAGATGACGCGCTACTTAGACGCTtagaaaaacatatttttgtgGACATTCCAGACGAACAAACTCGAcgaaagatattaaaatattatacctCACCGAATCTCCATGGTCTCAAACAGTTTGATGAAATTGTTGTCAGAACCAAATTTTATTCGGGTTCAGATTTGAAAAGACTTTGTAAAGAAGCATGGATGATTCAATCAAgaatgtttattaaattatgtgAAAGAGAGAAACGAAAATCTATTCAGACACCTCAATTTATCGATAATATCGAGATACTTCAAGAAGCAGAAATGAACATGCAACTGAATTCGAAAAATCTTtcggaaaaatataaaaaatggaaaaatatgaataattaa